The Trichosurus vulpecula isolate mTriVul1 chromosome 3, mTriVul1.pri, whole genome shotgun sequence genome includes a window with the following:
- the SPATA2 gene encoding spermatogenesis-associated protein 2 has translation MDTKYKDDLFRKYVQFHESKVDASSTKHRPVNDEYLRVAASAVLSLHKIEPFYRFRLIKFYEVVESSLRSLRSSNLRTLHSAFNMLETMGINLFLYPWKKEFKSIKTYTGPFVYYVKSTLLEEDIRVILNYMGYVQDLGSAYRLKELVETLQVKMVSFELFLAKVECEQLLEIHSQVKDKGYSELDVVNERKHSSEDVRGCSDAMKRRVECKENLTASMARMALQKSASERAAKDYFKPKVNKPSKSMDTYDSYWESKKPPLMTSLSLRKEPAMVDVEDDIKDEIIRPSPSLLTMSSSPRGCSDEFVPLSSNPNGMLRTIPPYNTYFSPQDDLDLYTDSDSRGTYRRPDSLKPDVWLLRNDSNPLYHKRTHPAKETASSKCQTCGLTCGSSLCQRCETVLTCRQDYAVTKQNSFPIKSSPHDGSSHGATLREKSLYTAQTQGPERASHHSKSKATAASRCGFCNRSGASNTCAICSKVSCDTCLTAYHYDPCCKKSEQHKFMPNSQLNYKSTQFSHLVYR, from the exons ATGGATACAAAATATAAAGACGACTTATTCAGGAAGTACGTGCAGTTTCACGAGTCCAAAGTGGATGCCTCCAGCACTAAGCATCGACCTGTCAATGATGAGTACCTCCGAGTGGCGGCCTCGGCCGTACTCAGTCTGCATAAAATCGAGCCCTTTTATAGATTCCGGTTGATCAAATTTTATGAGGTGGTTGAGAGCTCCCTTCGCTCACTGAGGTCCTCTAACTTGCGGACTCTCCACAGCGCATTCAACATGCTAGAGACAATGGGAATCAACCTCTTCCTTTACCCTTGGAAGAAGGAATTCAAAAGTATTAAA aCTTACACAGGACCTTTTGTTTATTATGTGAAATCAACATTACTAGAAGAAGACATCAGAGTCATCCTGAATTACATGGGCTATGTCCAGGATCTCGGAAGTGCGTACAGGCTCAAAGAACTGGTAGAAACTTTGCAGGTGAAAATGGTCTCTTTTGAGCTTTTTTTGGCCAAAGTAGAGTGTGAGCAGTTGCTTGAGATACACTCCCAGGTGAAGGACAAGGGTTACTCAGAGCTGGATGTGGTGAATGAGCGTAAGCACAGCAGTGAAGATGTGAGGGGCTGCTCAGATGCCATGAAGAGGCGGGTGGAGTGTAAGGAGAACCTCACTGCTTCTATGGCACGGATGGCCCTTCAGAAATCAGCCAGTGAGAGAGCAGCAAAAGATTACTTCAAGCCCAAAGTGAATAAGCCTTCCAAGTCCATGGACACTTATGATAGTTACTGGGAGAGTAAAAAGCCACCACTGATGACTTCACTTAGCCTCAGGAAGGAGCCTGCAATGGTAGATGTGGAAGATGACATCAAAGATGAAATTATTCgaccatctccctctctcctgacCATGTCCAGCTCTCCACGTGGCTGCTCTGATGAATTTGTGCCCCTCTCCTCAAATCCCAATGGCATGTTACGAACCATCCCTCCTTATAACACCTATTTTTCCCCTCAAGATGACTTAGACCTTTACACAGATTCAGATTCCAGGGGTACATATAGGAGACCAGATTCTCTTAAGCCAGATGTGTGGCTACTCCGAAATGACTCCAATCCCCTCTACCATAAGCGTACACATCCCGCCAAAGAGACTGCCTCTTCCAAGTGCCAAACCTGTGGCCTCACATGTGGCTCCTCACTCTGCCAGCGGTGTGAAACTGTACTCACATGTCGGCAGGACTATGCTGTCACCAAACAGAACAGCTTCCCCATAAAATCAAGCCCCCATGATGGCTCATCCCATGGGGCTACTCTGAGGGAGAAGTCTCTATACACGGCACAGACTCAGGGCCCTGAAAGGGCATCTCACCACTCAAAATCCAAGGCTACAGCTGCATCTCGCTGTGGCTTCTGCAACCGGTCAGGGGCCTCTAACACATGTGCAATCTGTTCAAAAGTCTCATGCGATACCTGCCTCACTGCTTACCACTACGACCCATGCTGCAAAAAGAGTGAGCAACACAAATTCATGCCTAACAGTCAGCTCAACTATAAGTCTACCCAGTTCTCCCATCTTGTGTATAGATAG